In Cervus canadensis isolate Bull #8, Minnesota chromosome 6, ASM1932006v1, whole genome shotgun sequence, one DNA window encodes the following:
- the SNAP23 gene encoding synaptosomal-associated protein 23 isoform X1, with protein MDNLSAEEMQLRANQVTDESLESTRRILGLAIESQDAGIKTITILDEQGEQLKRIEEGMDQINKDMREAEKTLTELNKCCGLCVCPCSRFSDVGCFYEIRTKNFESSKAYKTTWGDGGASSASNIVSKQPGRVTNGQPQQATVGAASGGYIKRITNDAREDEMEENLTQVGDILGNLKNMALDMGNEIEAQNRQIERITEKADTNKDRIDNANARAKKLIDS; from the exons ATGGATAATCTGTCAGCAGAAGAAATGCAGCTGAGGGCTAACCAGGTTACTGATGAG tctcTGGAAAGTACAAGGAGAATCCTGGGTTTAGCCATTGAG tCACAGGATGCAGGAATCAAGACTATCACTATTCTGGATGAGCAAGGGG AACAACTAAAACGCATAGAAGAAGGCATGgaccaaataaacaaagacatgagagaagcagagaagactTTAACAGAACTCAACAAGTGCTGTGGCCTTTGTGTATGCCCGTGCAGTAG aTTCTCAGATGTTGGTTGTTTCTATGAAATCAG GACAAAGAACTTTGAGTCTAGTAAAGCCTATAAGACAACATGGGGTGATGGTGGAGCCAGCTCTGCTAGCAACATAGTATCTAAGCAGCCAGGCCGGGTGACAAATGGTCAGCCTCAACAAGCGACTGTAGGAGCAGCCAGCGGGGGATACATTAAACG TATAACAAATGATGCCAGGGAAGATGAAATGGAAGAGAACCTGACTCAAGTGGGTGATATCCTAGGAAACCTAAAAAACATGGCTCTGGACATGGGCAATGAGATTGAAGCTCAAAACCGACAAATAGAACGGATCACAGAAAAG gctGACACCAACAAAGATCGTATTGACAATGCCAATGCCAGAGCAAAGAAACTCATTGACAGCTAA
- the SNAP23 gene encoding synaptosomal-associated protein 23 isoform X2 yields MDNLSAEEMQLRANQVTDESLESTRRILGLAIESQDAGIKTITILDEQGEQLKRIEEGMDQINKDMREAEKTLTELNKCCGLCVCPCSRTKNFESSKAYKTTWGDGGASSASNIVSKQPGRVTNGQPQQATVGAASGGYIKRITNDAREDEMEENLTQVGDILGNLKNMALDMGNEIEAQNRQIERITEKADTNKDRIDNANARAKKLIDS; encoded by the exons ATGGATAATCTGTCAGCAGAAGAAATGCAGCTGAGGGCTAACCAGGTTACTGATGAG tctcTGGAAAGTACAAGGAGAATCCTGGGTTTAGCCATTGAG tCACAGGATGCAGGAATCAAGACTATCACTATTCTGGATGAGCAAGGGG AACAACTAAAACGCATAGAAGAAGGCATGgaccaaataaacaaagacatgagagaagcagagaagactTTAACAGAACTCAACAAGTGCTGTGGCCTTTGTGTATGCCCGTGCAGTAG GACAAAGAACTTTGAGTCTAGTAAAGCCTATAAGACAACATGGGGTGATGGTGGAGCCAGCTCTGCTAGCAACATAGTATCTAAGCAGCCAGGCCGGGTGACAAATGGTCAGCCTCAACAAGCGACTGTAGGAGCAGCCAGCGGGGGATACATTAAACG TATAACAAATGATGCCAGGGAAGATGAAATGGAAGAGAACCTGACTCAAGTGGGTGATATCCTAGGAAACCTAAAAAACATGGCTCTGGACATGGGCAATGAGATTGAAGCTCAAAACCGACAAATAGAACGGATCACAGAAAAG gctGACACCAACAAAGATCGTATTGACAATGCCAATGCCAGAGCAAAGAAACTCATTGACAGCTAA